The Colwellia sp. M166 genome segment CGATAAGCAATGGTATCGAGTTGGCCTTCGTTTTAAAGGTAATTCATCATTACAAACAAGTTGGCAGCAAGGAATACTTAAGCTTTCATTTAAAATGGATTTTGATGAATTCGAAGATGACTATCCACAAATTGATAACCAGCGATTTTATGGCTTTAAAAAATTCAGTTTAAAAAATAATTTCGATGACAGCTCTTTTTTACGTGAAAAGGTTGCTGCTGACGTGTTTAGAGACTCAGGCATGGCAATATCTAATACTGCTTTTTACACACTGTATGTTGATCATGGTAACGGACCGGAATATTTTGGCTTATACACCTTAATAGAAGAAATAGACGATACCGTGCTTGAAACACAGTTTGCTGATGACAATGGTAATTTATACAAGCCAGAAGACAGTGGCGCCGATTTTGTTGACGGTAGTTTTAATGAAGAAAACTTTACCAAGAAAACCAATGAAGACGACGAAGATTGGTCAGATATCATTGCGCTTTTTGATGCCTTGCATGCAGAAACAAGAACCACGGCACCAGATACATGGCGAGAAAACCTTGAAGCGGTTTTTGATGTCGATGTTTTTTTACACTATTTAGCGGTGAATGGCATCATACAAAACTGGGATACCTATGGCCGTATGACACATAACTATTATCTTTATAATAACCCAGAAACAGCAAAGCTAACCTGGATCCCTTGGGATAATAATGAAGCGCTACAAGAGGGTAAAATGTCAGGCGCCCTAGATCTTGATTTTTCTAATCTTGATAGTGTTAGCTGGCCATTAATTGCCAAGCTGTATGCTGATGATGTTTATAGAGCACGCTACAACGAATATGTATTGGCAGCTATAGGCGGCGCTTTTGAAACGAATACGATGCAAGCCGCTTATGACAGTTACGCTGCATTGGTAGCACCTTATGCAACAACAGAGCTATCAGGATATTCATTTTTAAATAGTGAAAGCGATTTCTATCAAGCGATTGAACAGTTAAAAGAACATGCAGAGAGACGTGCACAAGCAGTTGAAACCTATTTAGATAGCCAGTAGTTGTTAATGATTACGTTGTTGTCTTTAGTTTCAATGTAAAGATTAAGCTCAAGTGGTAAAATACCGTTTAGTTGTTGAGTTTAGTTATTAGATAAAGCCTTAACAGTAATGTTAAGGCTTTTTATCAAAGAACTTGTAAAACTAGCATCAGGGTAGCACGCCCCAAGTGGGCGGTATTCACGCCAACATAATATGGGCATTTATAAGTGTAATTACATAAGTAATTGCTTTGTAGCGGTTGGGCATTTTAAATACCAATTATTGATAATAACGTGCTGAAAACTCAAGTAACTGCATGGCGGGTATCGGCTTACTAAAATAGTATCCTTGTATGAAGTCACAATCTAAATCTCGCAGTAATAGTAATTGTTCTTTCGTTTCAACACCCTCAGCAACAACTGTTAATCCTAAACTATGTGACATGGCGATGGTTGCTTTTACTAAGTTGTAATCAGCTTCATTTAACGTGATGCCATTGATAAAGCTGCGATCAATTTTAAGGACATCAA includes the following:
- a CDS encoding CotH kinase family protein yields the protein MLNNLSYHKFNQTLKQLALLSTVSLAFTLSGCGGSDSTDVAEVEIVAEVPSDPISTEITDTDFETTDWTDATHSKSAEPDFDEVFDNTQVKRFDFVITSERWQSMLDDMTGLYGEFGQRSAGAGLSDVDEDPIFVPAEVYYDDKQWYRVGLRFKGNSSLQTSWQQGILKLSFKMDFDEFEDDYPQIDNQRFYGFKKFSLKNNFDDSSFLREKVAADVFRDSGMAISNTAFYTLYVDHGNGPEYFGLYTLIEEIDDTVLETQFADDNGNLYKPEDSGADFVDGSFNEENFTKKTNEDDEDWSDIIALFDALHAETRTTAPDTWRENLEAVFDVDVFLHYLAVNGIIQNWDTYGRMTHNYYLYNNPETAKLTWIPWDNNEALQEGKMSGALDLDFSNLDSVSWPLIAKLYADDVYRARYNEYVLAAIGGAFETNTMQAAYDSYAALVAPYATTELSGYSFLNSESDFYQAIEQLKEHAERRAQAVETYLDSQ